A single genomic interval of Vulpes vulpes isolate BD-2025 chromosome 3, VulVul3, whole genome shotgun sequence harbors:
- the GRIFIN gene encoding grifin produces the protein MQFEAFCAGGLAPGWSLLVQGHSDSGEDKFEINFLSEAGDIAFHLKPRFSSATVVGNTFQGGRWGQEEVSSVFPLVLGEPFEMEVSSDAEHFHVHAQEHKVLQFAHRHRPLAAITRVQVLSDHRLAQVELARRDLSWW, from the exons ATGCAGTTTGAAGCCTTCTGTGCGGGTGGCCTGGCCCCTGGCTGGAGCCTGTTGGTCCAGGGACACTCTGACTCTGGAGAGGACAA GTTTGAGATCAACTTCCTGTCCGAGGCGGGGGACATCGCCTTCCACCTCAAGCCCCGGTTCTCCAGCGCCACCGTGGTGGGCAACACCTTCCAGGGTGGCCGTTGGGGCCAGGAGGAGGTGTCCAGCGTCTTCCCACTGGTGCTGGGGGAGCCCTTTGAg ATGGAGGTCAGCTCAGATGCAGAGCACTTCCACGTCCACGCCCAGGAGCACAAGGTGCTACAGTTTGCGCACCGCCACAGGCCGCTGGCTGCCATCACCCGGGTGCAGGTGCTGAGTGACCACCGCCTGGCCCAGGTGGAGCTGGCCAGAAGGGACCTGAGCTGGTGGTAA